The DNA window CAATACTCCTGTCAAGAAAAGAGGCAAGGCAAGAATAACATACACAAACTCTGAGCTTTTTCCTAACCCTGTGAGTAAAATAATGATACTTTCTACAATAAACAAAAAGCCCCCAAATACATCAGTTCTCCACGCCATCAATGTCGTTGAAATCAAAATTAATGTTACAAGCATTCCTGCAAAAAAATGAGGTCCAAACCCATATAATACGATAAACCCTGCCATCCACAGTCCAACAATACTTGTAGAAAAAACTCGCGGACTCCACTCCAATGCTTTTGCAATTCTTTCCATCGTAGCTCTTTTTGATTATAGAGAAGATTTTGTTCTTTAAATGCGTTACGGTTAGTAGGGGGTAACGAATCTTTAAGAAGGTCTGTTTTTATCTAATAGTAATGGAATATGTTCCAAAAGAAGTTGCAAGAGCTCATGCATTATCTTGGCACCAAGCTCTTATTGGTACTGTGTTAAAACCCGTGAAAGAAGTTCACGAGAGTATTAATGATATTATTGATTTTTCCCCAGTACGTCTTGATGATCTTATAACGGGAGTAGAGTTAGTTTCTCGTTTCACACTAGACACATTAAGTCAACCATTAAATATGGTCCATGCTTTAATCAATCGTAGTGACTGCAGAGAGTATAGTTCACAAGAGACCAAAAAAAAGAAACAAGTCTACAAAACGGAACTATCTCAAAAATCATTTCAAGAATCTCCAAAACGACGATCTACTTCAGCATTCTATGATCAATCCCTTGCGAAATACCTTATCCGCAAAACGGTAGGTGTTGAATCTAACATTTTAAACATCGCTCGGCAAGGGGGAGACTCCACATTAGAAATATTGTATACTTTCATGAACACATTCAAAGAGCCTTTTCGTAATGAAAAAGAACCATATCATTTTACTCCCGTTTAATTTTTCGCACTGCACCCATCAACGCCATTTCCACTGCTACTTGAAGATAATCTTTTCGAGTAAGAACCCCCTGAGATAAAATCCCTACTGCTCCCTCTGCATATCCCACATACTCCTGAGTAGTTAATCCTGCATGTTTCATAGCTTCACTAAGATTGTATCCTTTCAAAAGAAAAGTCATAATCTCTGGTGGGCATTCAAACGCAGGTGAAAAGCCCAAAAAATATTCTTCTCCATCATAAATTGCACAAACACTACACTCTAAATACCCTACTTTTGATTCGGGTACTGCGCTAAATCCTGACTCAATACCTACTCCCCATGTTGAATCTTTCAGCGCTGCTCGTGCTCGTTGCTTTGCCCCTTCAATAGTATCACTGCGATTCATTGGTTGCGCCGGAACAGTAGTTTTCACTTCTATCTCTCGGACCTCTCTATCTTTCAAGAAAGAACATTTAAGTGCATATCGTTCTAATGCTTTTTCAACAGCAGCTATTTTTGGTGGTGCTAAAGAACCAACTGTAATAATTATTTTTGGAGTCATCTCTCTCTCTCTCTCTCTCTCTCTCTCTCTCTTCCTATTTTTGTGCTTTTCCCAGAACTTTTAACACTGCGTTGGCAAACGCTTCTGCAGCCATTGGTCCATTCGCCGTCACAATCTTCCCGTCAATAGTAACTGCTTCGTTCGTAAACGTTGCTCCATTAGTCGCAAGAATCGCTTCTTGTTTTCCATCAAGATTCCACACAGTAGCTTTTTTTCCTTTAAGCACACCTGCATATGCTAGAATCGTTGGTGCTAAACAAATAGCTCCTATCATTTTTCCCGTTTCAAGAGCATGACGCACCAGACTATGCGCTAATCCTTCTTTCTGATACACTGCGCTTCCAGGTCCTCCCACAAAAATAATAATATCAAAATCATTCTCAACTGCATCTGAAAGAGCAATTGCATTAACAGTGCCCCCCATAGATCCATGGCATAATCCTTTCTTCTTCGCAGCAGTAGTCACATGTATTCCCGCTTTTTCTAAAATCTCTTTAGGAACTCCATACTCTCGGTCTTGATACCCTTCATTTGCGATAATAAATAATGCTGTAGTCATAACAAAAAAAGAATGGGCTAATCTATATAATTCTTATTATAGTTTAGTTAAAAGTGCCATGATGGATACAAAAGAAAAAAGTCAGATCATCTAAATTACTACTCTCTCTCTCTCTCACACATACCATTTAATCATCTCCATTCCCTTTTTTCCCACACTCTCCCCTCTGTGTCAAAATGGATTATTATTTGTCAAATTGGTTCTGTATTATAAAAATAAGTCATAGCATTTAACTCTCTTTATCACAATCAATTAATTGGTGAATAATTATGGAAACTCCTGTTGGGTATGATGCATTACGAAGCCGTTTTATGCGCGTAGAAGATGGGCCGTTTTTATCAGTTAAAGACGATGGGGTCCTCTTTGGTGTGTATCAAAAACATGACACAGGAGAAACACTTGTTGCTGTCGCGCAGTTTGATGGAACACGAGGATATTTGTCCGTTAAAAAATTAGAGACAAGTCTTCCAGATGGAGTACAACATTGTCAAGATTTAGAAGGCAGACCTATTCATACATTTGCTAACACCTACTTTGCGCGAAAAGCAGATCAACAAGAATTAGAACGTCGTATTTATTCTTAACTTCCTTTTTTCAATTCTAACAACGATTTATGCGCTTCAATCAAACTCTCTTGTTTTACATAAATTAACCAATCAGGAACACTATAAATCATTTCTTCAATATTAATATCATTAAGTGCTAACTCAGCAGTAATCCGTGCAAATATTCCTTTAATCTTATCGACTGTTTTAGGAAAATGCATACGTATCTCGCAAAGATCTTTGTGTACTTCTAAAACATCTGCAGGTTTAAAGATAGCCAGTTTTTTTTCAAGTTCTCGCTGGCTTACAATGAGTGTAATTGTTTCTTTTGAACGCATTAAACGAACATTATCTTTAAGCAATTTCTTACCTATAAAATCTGCGCACACTTCGCTAAACGCTTTTTCTCGAAGAACAATCCGAGCCACTTCATCTTTTGTTGTGATAGACATTTTATTAAAAATATCCGCGGCCTCTTTAGGAACCATCGTACTAACACCCTCAAGATCATAACGACGAATCGCGCTAATCGCTGCATCTGTGTCGCAGGAAAGCCCATGTTCTTTGATCAAATATCGCGCAAGTGCACGAGTATTAATCAAATCCTGTTTAAGACATTTTTGGACTGCAATATCCTTATCCAGAATTTGTTGAACCTGTTGTTGCACACTTTTCATAGAATTGGTAGTTGTATTGAGATATAAAAATGTTGTTATTCTTCTTGCTTATACTCTTTTTTTCTTTGGAAGAACCACTTTCCGTTTTCTTTTAGGAGGGATTTTGTTTATACTCTTACTCACTTTCATACTTTTAGGGTTAGTTTTTCTCTTTGGTACAGTCCTCTTCACAGTTCTTTTTACAGGAAGTACTTTTTTCTTACCCATAGTTGACGGTTTTGTCATTCCTCTTAATTTGCTCCTCTTTTTTACAGAATGAACTTTCATAGTCGGTTTAGCAACAGAACTTCGTGTTTTCTTTGAATGAACATGACGTTTCACAACCAAAGTATGTTTTTTCGCAACAACGGCACGATGTTTTACAGAAGCCCCCTCATGATGGTGCGTATGCAACTCGTTTAATACATACTCCCACCCAGGTTTCCACGCTTTTTTCTTGCGCCAGTCTTGATCGATGGCTTGTTTCCAAGTCTTGCCTTTCAATAAGACATCAAGTGCAAGCTGTGGTGCTTGATGACCAACAATAGCAATACTTTTACCATCATATTTTTTCTTTACAAAGAGTAAGAATTCTTTTATTCGCTTTTCCACATCAGTTAAACTTTCACCTTGAGGAAATGGAGTATGGACATAATGATATAACTTACTTTTAATTAACTTAAATGACTTTCCTGTGAGTGTACCATAGTTTGCTTCACGTAAATGATCATCAAGTAAAACAAAGAAACGTGAGCCAAACGCATGAAACGCTGAATCGACTGCCCGCTGTAAATCAGAACAAAACACTACTTCAAATTTTTTATCCGCGGTTAATCGTGCTAACTCTTCTGATTCTTTAATTCCTCTCTCTGAAAGTTCACCTTGATTTTGACCAGTAGCAATATCTTGTTCATTATCTGTAGTAGTTCCATGAACAAAATAGGTGATCTTAACCGTCATATCTCCCGAAAGGCTGTTTTGATATAAAAAGATGTTCTTTCTAAGCTTGGTCACGCAACACAACCTTTAAATTAACTCTTCTCTTCATTTATTCTATGATCTATCTCGACTACGCTTCTGCAACGCCTGTTCGTAAAGAAGTTCTCAAGGAAATAACGAAATACCAAACAAAATTCTTTGCCAACCCAAGTAGTATCCATCAAGCAGGACAAGATGTTGCTGACTATCTCAAAAAAGCAGAATCAACAATACATACAATTCTCAAGACTCATACACAGGATCAACTCATTTTCACTTCTGGCGGTACAGAAAGTATTAATCTTGCCATCCAAGGCATCGTTTTTGCATCAAAACAGAAAGTAAAACATATTATTACCACTACCATTGAACATAAAGCAGTTCTTGAAACCTGTAAATTTCTCGAAAATATACGCCACGCAAAAGTTACCTACATTAAACCACAACCAAACGGCATTGTTAATCCAAAAGACATCGAAAACGCCATAACCAAAGATACGATTCTGATCAGTGTGATGTATGCTAACAATGAAATAGGCACAATTCAACCAATAGAAAAAATAGCTACTATTACCAAAAAGCACAAAATTCTCTTTCACACTGATGCCTGTCAAGCAGGATCTTATCTTGATCTCAATGTACAAGAATTAGGTGTTGATCTTATGACACTCAACAGCGGCAAAATGTATGGACCAAAAGGTGCGGGATTACTCTACGTGAAAAAAGACACTCCACTCGCCGCGTTGCTCTACGGCGGACACCAACAAAATGGGCTGCGTCCGGGAACAGAAAACGTCGCAGGTATTATGGGGTTTTCTAAAGCACTTGAATTAGCGCAGAAAGAAAAAATCAAAGAAGTCAAACGTCTCACACGATTACGCGACTCATTCATCTCAACTATCCTAAAAACTATCCCCCGAAGCAGACTCAACGGCGACAAAACCACTCGTCTCGCCAACAACATCAATCTCTCATTTGCAGGAGTCGAAGGCGAAGCACTCGTTCGTTATTTGAGCCAGCAGGGAATTTGCATTTCAACAGCGAGTGCCTGTACTGCAAATTCCATTGAAGTGAGCCATGTCATCAAAGAATTGAATCTGCCCAAAGAATACGCACGAGGAACGATCAGGATTACAATAGGAAGAACAACCACAAAGAAAGAGTTGGACGTTGTATTAAAAAAATTAACAGAGACTGTGAAAATACTACGACTAGCCAATTAATTAAAATTCTCTATATCTTTAAATAAAATCTATCTTGTTAATTAGTAAATGATTATTAACCCTAAAGAAGCTCGTACCTTTGGTCAAATAAGTGCACTGTATGAAGAAGCAAGACCAAATTATCCTCCTGCACTCATTGATGATATCATCGCATTCTCTCGAATACCCTCGGGTGGTAAAGTTCTCGACATTGGCTGTGGATCTGGGCAAGTAACATTTCCTTTTGCTCAACGTGGATACCCAGTCATAGGATTAGATGTTAGTGTAGAAATGATCGACATTGCTAAACATAAATGTTCTTCGTTTCCACAAGTTAGTTTCATGGTAGGTCCTTTCGAAGAAGTAGATATTGAAGATCATTCTCTAGATTTAATCACTTCGGGCATGGCGTGGCATTGGGTCACTTCCAAAGATCGATATCAAAAAGCAGCGAGACTTCTCAATGAGAAAGGAGCCATTGCCCTCTTCTGGCAATATCAACCTCGAGAAGAGTCAGAACTCGTGACGCAAATGGGTAAAATTCTCGATCGCTGGGGTGGACCAAACCGCGGACCTGCTGGCGGACGAGTTAATGAGATCGCGCACGAGGTGATGGCAGAACTTCACACATCGTCGGAATTTAGTAATGTTGAGCTACGCGAATACAACGAAAAACTTCAATTTACACAACAGCAATATCGCAATTTAGTTTTCTCCTATGGTTGGGTGCAAGGTCTAAATGCAGAAAATCAGCGCGGTTTAGAAAACGATCTCAACGTCTTATTAACTCAACAGCAAGAACCATTAGTTATTCCATATAAACACGTGTTAGTTATGGCGAAAAAGAATTAACTTTTCTCCATTCTTTCCCATACAAAATCCAGTGCGACATCAATATTCTCAATAAACACCTCTGTGCCACCGACTTCTTTGTGCCCACCACCAGATCCTGCGCCAAATTTCTTACCTACTTCCTTGCACAATGCGCCAACATCAACAAAACGAGCAGGTCGATTGAAGATATTTGTTCCAATGCCAATCCGTGCCATTTTGTCATCAACAATTTTTACGTTTAATGAATACACTGCATCACGATATTTAGCAAAGACGTAGAATCTATCGGGAACTCCGCGTTTCATCGTTGCTCTACGATCATCTTGCACAACACAGTTTGCGTTATCATGCAAATACATATATCCATCAACATTCTTGCGCCATTCCTCAAAACTTTGTACATGGGCCGTATAAAATCGTTGCGCCCAGATCCAATACCGATCAACAAGTTCCAAAGGAGTTTCAGGTAAAGGGTCTTGTAACAAGAAAATAAACAACTCTTGATTTAAAACAGGATCACCTGTTGCAAAGAATGACGACAACATATGCATCTTTTGTAACACTGTTAATTCCTGCCAATTTTGCGGTTGATAATAACATTGCATATATTCTTCATAACTATATCCTGCGGTATCAATGAGATCAATAGCCTTACGAAATTCTTGTATTGATGCAGGAAGCGTAACGCCTTTCTCTTGAGCTATATCGCACAATAATCCGGTACAGCTTGGTGCCATACGCCAGATCACATGAGGGATTGCTGGTTTCGCATCACGATTGCTGCCATGATGATCGATCCAGCAAAAGAATGTACCTGAAACGGGTGGCAGATCTAAAATAATATCATTTTTTGTAATATCTATCTTTCCATGCTCAATATCAGTTGGCTTCACCGGAATAATCTCAAAATTCGAATTAGGTAATCCAAACGCAGTTGTAAGATACTTCTTGAAAATAAACGCACTGCAAAATCCATCCATGCAGTTAGCGTGTGTGATAAGACGATGTTTCATGGTAGTTTGGTAAGAGGAACCTATATAAAATTTTAGATTATTATTCCTCAATGTCACAAAAACTCTGGTTCAAAGCTAAAACTTACGGTTGGGGTTGGACACCTGTTACTTGGCAAGGATGGGTCATCATAGCAATCTTTATTGCATCATATACAATAAACGCCGTACGCTTTACCAATATTGTCAACAAAAATCCTACCAACGCTTCTACTTCATCAATCATTTTCATAACTTGGATAATCATAACCACTGTGCTTCTACTTTGGATCTGTTACAAAACCGGAGAAAAACCAGGATGGCACTGGGGGAAGAAATGATTTTGTATTGACTACCCTTTCTTCTTAACTTCCCTCTTCAGCCACTCTTTATACTCAAACATAATCTTGCTCGAATCCAGCTTTCCCGTCTTCTCTTTCACTCTATCAGAAATCAAACGAAATTGATCATTCGCGGCAATCACAAATCCAGCTTCCAATAAATTAGGCAAATTTTTCTCTGCAACAATATCAACTAATGCTTTTTTACATTCAGCGCGCAAAGTAATATTGTTCCACACTGCGTCCCAGTCCCCTGAAAACTCACGAACTTTTCCTGCCATTCTCTTTAACACTTCAGAATTACCATTCATTAATTCATCAGTAATTTCTAATTGATCAGTAACGGGGTTATATACCATCAAATCAACAAATCCCCCTTCACGTAAAGGGTCTTCATCCCATTCTTTACGCACTTCAGTAATGCGCAAGACTCGTTTATATCGTTTCAATCCAGAAATAACTGGATTTGTGACAACAATAATATCAATCGCTTTAAACGATGTTTTCGGAACGCCAATATCGTTCACCACGCGATCAAATACGCCGTAGGGAGAATCCGCATGAATCGTACCAGCAACGACGTTTGCCGCAGCGCCAACCCGCATCGCTTCAAACAGCGCAATCGCTTCTTTAGACCTTACCTCACCCACAAAAATGGAAGAATCTCCTAACCGAAGTGTTGAACGAATACCAATAGCCGGATCAACTTCAGAACCAGGAGATGACAATGCTGACGCAACTTTAAGTGGTTCAATATTATATCCTAACGCGCGCAGTGATTCTTGTGGCAACTCAAAAGTGTCCTCAACCGTAATAATACGAGTCCGTCGCATCATCTCAGTCAAAAAACTTCCCAATAAACTACTCTTCCCGCTTGACCGTGTTCCTGCAACAAGAATAGTGGCATTATTATCAATTAAAAAACTCAACAAGCCAGCAGAGAGTGCATTCATATACTTTACCTTTGGCTGCATATATAATGGAAACGTCCAGGGATAATCACGATGACGACGAAATGAGAATACCAATCCTGTTGGACTAAGCGGAGCAGTAATTGCTGATACCCGAGAGGTAAATCCTTTCACAACAAGTTCTGTATCAAGGATAGGATTTGCTTCATCAAGTGGTCGTCCTGAAATTAAGCGCAACTTTGTCGCCCAACTCTCTACTTCCAGATGTGTAGGATAAATATTAGTGTAACAATCACCATAGTCCTGATGCACTATAAAGATAGGTAATTCTCCATTGGGTGAGTTAATATTTACATCCTGAACTTTCGGATCAGCGAGCAACAATTCAATTAATCCAAAACCAACGGTATAACGTAATAATGCTTGAGCAAGTTGATCAATTTTGTCATCTTCTACATCCAATCCTTTGTGTTCAATTAAATCACTTAACAAATCTCGTCCAATATTAAAAAAAACTTCACGCATACGTTGCGGATCAACGAACTCTTCACGGCTTGGTTTATGTTCTGACATAATTCGCTTTGCATCATCAAGCAACTCATAGAGTTCCTCTTCAAACTGAAATTCAGGGGGCGTAAGGTGAAATAATGTTTTAACATTATCATCAAACGTAAAGATATTCACTTCGCACTGTTCTCCCCCAACAGCAAAAGTATAACTATCAGTGAGATTACTATTCTCGGGAAATTCTGTAATTAACTTAGTATACATAAAATCAGGGCGAGTGGTTGGTCGAAACACAATCCCATACACCGAACGATCACCCATTCGGTATTCATTTAAGTGAGACCCAAGAACACGAATTAACGCTAATTCATCAAATGCCCGTAGTACTCCTTCAAGTAGCGCCACAAATGCGCCATGGCTTTCCCGATGTTGTTCATTAATATATGCATTCGCCAGTGTTTTTTCACGACGTTCAAGCCGCCGTAATGCCACATATGCTCCAATAGGATCTTCTTTGAATTGTTTCGAGATGATGCGTGCAAACTCTGCATAGGCAGGACCAATATAGCGCTGGTGAATGGGATCAGATACTAAATGAGAATATTGTTTTCTCTCCAGCTTGTTGATTTTGTTATAAAGCATCGCCACCTCGACAAGAAGTGCCGTTTGGGGCGCATCATATTCATACTCTCGTAATTGTGTGATAATAATCGTTGTAATACCTGAATTAGCAATTAAAATATCAATCACTTTACTCATACAGATTTCACTGTATTCAACAGAAGGAGGAAAAGCGCACTTCTCGGCACTAATACGTACGATTTTGTTCTCACCTTCATGGTACGTCTCGTACTCAAAACACGCTTTATCAGTAGTCACCATCTTTTTAGATGTTATATCCCTCTGGGTTTATTACGTTTTCTGTATGTTACTACCCTATACTATTAATGCCAAAACAATATATATACCAATCACTTATTGTATTTCATGGCATCACTTCGCTCCATTCTACTCACTCTGCTTGTATTGGTCTTTCTCGTAGGTTGCACTGTTCAATCCATCGATGAAATCAAAACTGAAGAGAATGTTGGCAAAACATTCGTTCTCAAAGGTACGGTTCATGATTCGTTTAAGATTGGTGAACTATCTGGCTATACTCTCAAAGATGAACAGGGCGGTTCTATTGCAGTAGGCTCAAAATCGTTGCCAGCCGAAGGAGAAATTGTAACTGTTAAGGGTGTATTGATTCGTGATAGTCTGTTTGGATATTATCTCAAAGTAAATGAAGAATAAGAAGAATAAACAGAATAAATCCCACTGAATAGTACTCACACAACTTTATATCTCTTCTTTGTCCCTACAAGATCATGGCTACCCCTAAGCAACCAGATCAAGCAGCGCAGCAAAGTAGCTCTGATAGCGCTAAACTCTTTACGTGGGTCAAAGGACTTGAAGCCAAAACTAATAATCTACTACGTGAAACTAGCTTACTAAAATCCGATTCCATCAAAAAAGTAACTGATTTGCGTAAAGAAGTAAAATTGCTAAGTGATGAGTTTCTCGAGATTAAACGCACCAATGATGCTATTAGCCAGAAGATGGACTTAATCATTAAAGAACTCAAAAAAACAGCAGGTCAGGAAGAAGTGATGGTGTTGCGTAAATACATTGATTTATGGAATCCTCTTACATTTGTAACACAACGAGATTTGGAACGTATGGTCGATGCAAAACTCGCAATGATACTAGCTCAGCATTCTCCTTCCACATTTCCCCTCTCCAATCTATCCTCAAATGTTCATAATACCAATTCGACAGAAAAAGAAACAACTCGTCAAGAATCATCTCATTCAATTCATCATCAAACAAAAGACATAAATAATCCAAAACATTCATCCAAACATAAAAAAGGTGAACATTAATGGCTGGTCCTGCATTTTCTCAATCGCTTCCAACCAATCAAGTTATGGAGCTACGAGCTCAAGGTCTCTCTGACCCATTAATTATGGAAGAATTAACCAAACAAGGAATTCCTCCAGATCAGGTTCATATGGCTATTAATTCTCTTGAGATGTCTAATCCTGCAGCAGAGTATGGTGCGCCGCAAGGGTATCCTTCTCAACAACCCGCAGGTCGTTATCCTTCATCAATGCCTTCTCCTCCTGCTGCTCGTTCATCATCTAGTCCGGAACCAACTGAATTATATAGTCGTATAGAAGAGATAACTGAGAGCCTCATTGACGAGAAATGGGATCAACTCATTGGGGAAGTAAAAAAAATCATTGAATGGAAAGAACGTGTTGAAGAACGGCAGCGCGCTGCAGAAAATGATCTTGTTCGACTCAAAGAAGACTTTAAAATTCTTCATCAAGGTGTGTTAGGAAAATTAGATGAATACGACACTCGCATGCAAGATGTTGGAACTGAATTAAAAGCCGTTGGTCGCGTGTTTAAAGACGTTGTACCTGTATTTGTTGACAACGTCAAAGAATTATCCTCTATCAAAGATCAGATGCGTGCAGTACCTAAGAAAATATAGTCATTTTAACTTTTAAATCTTCTACTTGTAACTTACCGCTGCAAATAATCAACTAATGCTACTAGTGGCATTACCACTACGGCTGTTTGTAATAGTGTCGCGGAAACCATCCCATGATCAAGATTCTCCCCATACATCCTGCTCCTACCATTAAGAATACGATATTGTCCTACGCCAGGGATGCAGGTTAACATTATGTCTTGCGCAATCTGCCATGGACTTTGAGATGCAGCATCGTCAATACTATGGTAGGTCATAATCTGTGTTTTTCTCTTGTTCTATAAAAAGCTACGTTTTTAGTAAATAAAATTCATGCAAAAGAACCACTAAAATCTCAAAGAAAAAAGAAATGAAACGTAAAAATTAATGACCATGTCCGCCGTGATCTCCACCACCACTTCCTTTACCTGGTGCTTCTTGGCCTGTAAGCAGTGCAACTGCAAAGATGGCAATCG is part of the Candidatus Woesearchaeota archaeon genome and encodes:
- a CDS encoding DUF84 family protein — translated: MTPKIIITVGSLAPPKIAAVEKALERYALKCSFLKDREVREIEVKTTVPAQPMNRSDTIEGAKQRARAALKDSTWGVGIESGFSAVPESKVGYLECSVCAIYDGEEYFLGFSPAFECPPEIMTFLLKGYNLSEAMKHAGLTTQEYVGYAEGAVGILSQGVLTRKDYLQVAVEMALMGAVRKIKRE
- a CDS encoding DJ-1/PfpI family protein, translated to MTTALFIIANEGYQDREYGVPKEILEKAGIHVTTAAKKKGLCHGSMGGTVNAIALSDAVENDFDIIIFVGGPGSAVYQKEGLAHSLVRHALETGKMIGAICLAPTILAYAGVLKGKKATVWNLDGKQEAILATNGATFTNEAVTIDGKIVTANGPMAAEAFANAVLKVLGKAQK
- a CDS encoding histidine phosphatase family protein yields the protein MTVKITYFVHGTTTDNEQDIATGQNQGELSERGIKESEELARLTADKKFEVVFCSDLQRAVDSAFHAFGSRFFVLLDDHLREANYGTLTGKSFKLIKSKLYHYVHTPFPQGESLTDVEKRIKEFLLFVKKKYDGKSIAIVGHQAPQLALDVLLKGKTWKQAIDQDWRKKKAWKPGWEYVLNELHTHHHEGASVKHRAVVAKKHTLVVKRHVHSKKTRSSVAKPTMKVHSVKKRSKLRGMTKPSTMGKKKVLPVKRTVKRTVPKRKTNPKSMKVSKSINKIPPKRKRKVVLPKKKRV
- a CDS encoding cysteine desulfurase is translated as MYSMIYLDYASATPVRKEVLKEITKYQTKFFANPSSIHQAGQDVADYLKKAESTIHTILKTHTQDQLIFTSGGTESINLAIQGIVFASKQKVKHIITTTIEHKAVLETCKFLENIRHAKVTYIKPQPNGIVNPKDIENAITKDTILISVMYANNEIGTIQPIEKIATITKKHKILFHTDACQAGSYLDLNVQELGVDLMTLNSGKMYGPKGAGLLYVKKDTPLAALLYGGHQQNGLRPGTENVAGIMGFSKALELAQKEKIKEVKRLTRLRDSFISTILKTIPRSRLNGDKTTRLANNINLSFAGVEGEALVRYLSQQGICISTASACTANSIEVSHVIKELNLPKEYARGTIRITIGRTTTKKELDVVLKKLTETVKILRLAN
- a CDS encoding class I SAM-dependent methyltransferase, with product MIINPKEARTFGQISALYEEARPNYPPALIDDIIAFSRIPSGGKVLDIGCGSGQVTFPFAQRGYPVIGLDVSVEMIDIAKHKCSSFPQVSFMVGPFEEVDIEDHSLDLITSGMAWHWVTSKDRYQKAARLLNEKGAIALFWQYQPREESELVTQMGKILDRWGGPNRGPAGGRVNEIAHEVMAELHTSSEFSNVELREYNEKLQFTQQQYRNLVFSYGWVQGLNAENQRGLENDLNVLLTQQQEPLVIPYKHVLVMAKKN
- a CDS encoding DHH family phosphoesterase; this encodes MKHRLITHANCMDGFCSAFIFKKYLTTAFGLPNSNFEIIPVKPTDIEHGKIDITKNDIILDLPPVSGTFFCWIDHHGSNRDAKPAIPHVIWRMAPSCTGLLCDIAQEKGVTLPASIQEFRKAIDLIDTAGYSYEEYMQCYYQPQNWQELTVLQKMHMLSSFFATGDPVLNQELFIFLLQDPLPETPLELVDRYWIWAQRFYTAHVQSFEEWRKNVDGYMYLHDNANCVVQDDRRATMKRGVPDRFYVFAKYRDAVYSLNVKIVDDKMARIGIGTNIFNRPARFVDVGALCKEVGKKFGAGSGGGHKEVGGTEVFIENIDVALDFVWERMEKS
- a CDS encoding type II/IV secretion system ATPase subunit, whose amino-acid sequence is MVTTDKACFEYETYHEGENKIVRISAEKCAFPPSVEYSEICMSKVIDILIANSGITTIIITQLREYEYDAPQTALLVEVAMLYNKINKLERKQYSHLVSDPIHQRYIGPAYAEFARIISKQFKEDPIGAYVALRRLERREKTLANAYINEQHRESHGAFVALLEGVLRAFDELALIRVLGSHLNEYRMGDRSVYGIVFRPTTRPDFMYTKLITEFPENSNLTDSYTFAVGGEQCEVNIFTFDDNVKTLFHLTPPEFQFEEELYELLDDAKRIMSEHKPSREEFVDPQRMREVFFNIGRDLLSDLIEHKGLDVEDDKIDQLAQALLRYTVGFGLIELLLADPKVQDVNINSPNGELPIFIVHQDYGDCYTNIYPTHLEVESWATKLRLISGRPLDEANPILDTELVVKGFTSRVSAITAPLSPTGLVFSFRRHRDYPWTFPLYMQPKVKYMNALSAGLLSFLIDNNATILVAGTRSSGKSSLLGSFLTEMMRRTRIITVEDTFELPQESLRALGYNIEPLKVASALSSPGSEVDPAIGIRSTLRLGDSSIFVGEVRSKEAIALFEAMRVGAAANVVAGTIHADSPYGVFDRVVNDIGVPKTSFKAIDIIVVTNPVISGLKRYKRVLRITEVRKEWDEDPLREGGFVDLMVYNPVTDQLEITDELMNGNSEVLKRMAGKVREFSGDWDAVWNNITLRAECKKALVDIVAEKNLPNLLEAGFVIAANDQFRLISDRVKEKTGKLDSSKIMFEYKEWLKREVKKKG